CGTTTCATTAAAACGTTAGAGAAAGTAGACAGCAATACTTGGCAGGCTGAGTTGAATGAAGGTGTTTTCTTCGCGGATGGTAGCGAAGTGGATGCAGAAGCTTTGGCAGCTTCGATGAATGAAATCCAAGAGAAGAATGAATTGGCGCAAGCAACGGCAGGGCGCTTAATTTTCACGGCTGATGATAGTTATCAAATGACGATTGCAACAGAGCGTGAGACCAATGTCATGATGTCGATTCTTGGTGAATGGACCAATGTCGTCTTCAAGCAAGCTGGCGACGAATATATCTACACAGGACCTTACCAGGTTGAAAGTTTGCGACCTCAGGAAGAGATTGTCCTAACACCCAATACTTATTACCCTGAAGCAAATCAAAGGCAACAAGTAACATTGAAGGCCTTTCAAGACGAGACAGCTATGCGCCTGGCCTTCGAAAATGATGAATTAGACATGATTTATCCAATTTCACCAGATTTGAAAGAACAATTGGAAGCAGCGGGAGAAGTGACTAAATCAATCGATGCTGGTTACCAATACTTTATGACGGTGAATATGACGCAAGGTCCGCTGGCTGATTCTGCGTTGCGCGAGGCGCTTGATTTGGGGCTGAACCGAGAAGAGTATTTACAAGCTTTGAAAGGTGGCTATGAAGCGACAAGCTTATTTGCTCACTATTTCGACTTTAATGGAGATATTGCGAAGAGATTTGATCCAGAGACTGCTGCCAAAATCTTGGATGATGCGGGGTGGACTTTAAATGAGGATGGGTTGCGTGAGAAAGACGGAGAAACACTGGCCTTGAACTTAGCGACGCTTTCATTCCGTAAAGACTTGGTGCTTTTATCAACTGTAATCGCCTCACAATTAGAGGGATTAGGAA
This region of Suicoccus acidiformans genomic DNA includes:
- a CDS encoding ABC transporter substrate-binding protein; the protein is MNSRNLTKQWTMAFIACVLLLASLAIAPLRYVAASEGGYVIGTGRVVPNTDPMQSSWLLTSHGVSEYVYQQDAEGNLYSRFIKTLEKVDSNTWQAELNEGVFFADGSEVDAEALAASMNEIQEKNELAQATAGRLIFTADDSYQMTIATERETNVMMSILGEWTNVVFKQAGDEYIYTGPYQVESLRPQEEIVLTPNTYYPEANQRQQVTLKAFQDETAMRLAFENDELDMIYPISPDLKEQLEAAGEVTKSIDAGYQYFMTVNMTQGPLADSALREALDLGLNREEYLQALKGGYEATSLFAHYFDFNGDIAKRFDPETAAKILDDAGWTLNEDGLREKDGETLALNLATLSFRKDLVLLSTVIASQLEGLGITCQVEALDNAEDLDATSGYDLLLYSQHTAPTGEPSFFLNQFYRTNGPKNQFGYSNPEVDQLLDELGAAKESAEVNQLAKDIQEIILAEDRPVLLVIDPQWHAAVSEELADYSIYCGDYYIVNDQLGLDTYGE